One window from the genome of Streptomyces sp. NBC_01476 encodes:
- a CDS encoding NAD-dependent epimerase/dehydratase family protein — MSTVRDKKILVTGGAGTIGSHLVDQLVDGGARHVVVLDNFVRGRMANLARSAGSGVVEVVEGDIRDAAAVRKVTEGADLVFHLAAIRITQCAEEPRLANEVMVDGTFNVLEAAAAAGVAKVVASSSASVYGLAESFPTDERHHPYNNDTFYGAAKAFNEGMLRSFHAMYGLDYVALRYFNVYGPRMDIHGLYTEVLIRWMERIEAGQPPLILGDGAQTMDFVHVRDIARANVLAAESELTDEVFNVASGTETSLSELAAGLLEAMGADLEPEHGPARAVNGVTRRLADTSQAAERLGFTARIDLRSGLRDLVDWWRAERAADAAAGTKGPDSSAGPDTTAGPVTAAGPVTAAGPDGTDSAVADPAAAGAAR; from the coding sequence TTGAGCACGGTACGAGACAAGAAGATCCTGGTCACCGGAGGAGCCGGCACGATCGGCTCCCATCTGGTGGACCAGCTGGTCGACGGCGGCGCCCGGCACGTCGTGGTGCTCGACAACTTCGTCCGCGGCCGGATGGCCAACCTCGCCCGGTCGGCGGGCAGCGGCGTCGTCGAGGTGGTCGAGGGCGACATCCGCGACGCGGCCGCCGTCCGCAAGGTCACCGAGGGCGCCGACCTGGTGTTCCATCTGGCCGCGATCCGGATCACCCAGTGTGCCGAGGAGCCCCGGCTGGCCAACGAGGTGATGGTCGACGGCACCTTCAACGTGCTGGAGGCCGCCGCCGCGGCCGGCGTGGCGAAGGTGGTCGCCTCGTCGTCCGCCTCGGTCTACGGCCTGGCCGAGTCCTTCCCCACCGACGAGCGCCACCACCCGTACAACAACGACACGTTCTACGGCGCGGCGAAGGCGTTCAACGAGGGCATGCTGCGCAGCTTCCACGCCATGTACGGCCTGGACTACGTGGCCTTGCGGTACTTCAACGTGTACGGGCCGCGGATGGACATCCACGGTCTCTACACCGAGGTGCTGATCCGCTGGATGGAGCGGATCGAGGCCGGGCAGCCGCCGCTGATCCTCGGCGACGGCGCGCAGACGATGGACTTCGTGCACGTGCGGGACATCGCGCGGGCCAATGTGCTGGCCGCCGAGTCCGAGCTGACCGACGAGGTGTTCAACGTGGCCAGCGGCACCGAGACCAGCCTCAGCGAACTGGCGGCAGGGCTGCTGGAGGCGATGGGTGCGGACCTGGAGCCGGAGCACGGCCCGGCCCGCGCGGTCAACGGGGTGACCAGGCGGCTCGCCGACACCTCACAGGCCGCCGAGCGGCTCGGCTTCACCGCGCGGATCGATCTCCGGTCGGGGCTGCGGGACCTGGTGGACTGGTGGCGGGCCGAGCGGGCGGCCGACGCCGCCGCGGGCACGAAGGGGCCTGACAGTTCGGCCGGCCCGGACACCACGGCCGGCCCGGTCACCGCGGCCGGCCCGGTCACCGCGGCCGGCCCGGACGGCACAGACAGCGCGGTGGCGGACCCGGCCGCCGCCGGAGCGGCCCGATGA
- a CDS encoding DUF4082 domain-containing protein, whose protein sequence is MYRKSRLIRGLLCALVAAVIAAILPLGLSSGASAADPCGTGSNPITCENSKAGTPMEDWFAPNAYGNVQGFTNQVSYQAGDTVQFKVQSPVSYHVEVYRLGYYGGDGARQMSTAAQASATYPANFTRDGTPGSPPDNTVVDGEPDGKPLNCATNTTSGLIDCGSWPVTANWTIPADAVSGLYIANFDQTDGNGLMPYPFVVRNDASHSDIVVQTDDETWQAYNKWGGRNLYDGDGPAPDGRGYAVSYNRPLDIGGDNGVYGSEFEMLYWLERNGYDVSYISGVDMSAHGDTLLTNHKMFMSSGHDEYWTQAQFTNALNARHAGVAQTYFSGNEVSWKTRFEPSIDGTGTANRTLICYKETKLELAAPDGIPDPDPSVWTGAFLDPGSSAKGEPFQPQNILTGSLFTVNGYRSDAITVPGAYAKLRLWRNTTVASLTPTQTATFPTGTLGYEWDSDLSNSTRPAGQIDLSSTTVDIADGKYRLDYGNTYGNGLATHNLVEFRDQVSGALVFGAGTVQWSWGLTNVPTGNPDDAVVTVDKRMQQATVNLFADMGIQPKTLQSDLVAATASADHTGPVVTVTSPALGSTVPALKPVTITGTAADASGVVARVEVSTDGGTTWNATTGLTSWSYSWTPTTTGTPQIKVRAVDDSVNIGAVATVPLTVGPQQCPCTVFPGTAVPTVLNSGDGGAVELGVKIRTTVLGSVTGIRFYKAPFNTGTHTGSLWTASGTRLATGTFTNETASGWQQMNFSSPVPVKANTTYIASYFAPGGGYSYDADYFTDSAAGLAPLTALKSGTDGANGVYHYGSSGGFPTSESSGSNYWVDAVLDTATASTVPPAVTTTTPTSNSVNVSITAPVTVNFSEPIDTDTLVFSLKDSDGDSVPGAKTFSSANNLTFTPSTELALNTTYTASVQVDDLWGNHMAAPTTWSFTTSATPPAVTCPCTLWNPTTTPATTDMSDSNSVELGARFKSAVSGYVTGVTFYKGAGNTGTHTGSLWSAGGAQLATGTFSSETDSGWQLLSFAHPVAITAGTSYVVSYHAPNGHYAVDGGYFAGAHQSYPLTATADTAASPNGLFHYGSDTAFPDGSYGSANYWVAPIFSTTLPPPPADGTTTEIQ, encoded by the coding sequence ATGTACAGAAAGAGCAGACTCATCCGGGGCCTTCTCTGCGCCCTGGTCGCGGCGGTGATCGCGGCGATCCTCCCGCTGGGGCTGAGTTCCGGGGCGTCGGCCGCCGATCCCTGCGGGACCGGATCCAACCCGATCACCTGCGAGAACTCCAAGGCGGGCACGCCGATGGAGGACTGGTTCGCCCCCAACGCCTACGGCAATGTGCAGGGGTTCACCAACCAGGTCAGCTACCAGGCCGGCGACACCGTGCAGTTCAAGGTGCAGTCGCCCGTCTCCTACCACGTGGAGGTCTACCGCCTCGGCTACTACGGCGGTGACGGTGCCCGGCAGATGTCCACCGCGGCGCAGGCGTCGGCGACCTACCCGGCCAACTTCACCCGGGACGGCACCCCGGGCAGTCCCCCGGACAACACGGTGGTCGACGGCGAACCCGACGGCAAGCCGCTCAACTGCGCCACCAACACCACCAGCGGTCTGATCGACTGCGGGAGCTGGCCGGTGACGGCCAACTGGACGATCCCCGCCGACGCCGTCTCCGGTCTCTACATCGCCAACTTCGACCAGACCGACGGCAACGGCCTGATGCCGTACCCGTTCGTGGTGCGCAACGACGCCAGCCACTCCGACATCGTGGTGCAGACCGACGACGAGACCTGGCAGGCGTACAACAAATGGGGCGGCCGGAACCTCTACGACGGTGACGGGCCGGCGCCCGACGGCCGTGGGTACGCGGTGAGTTACAACCGCCCGCTGGACATCGGCGGCGACAACGGCGTCTACGGCTCCGAGTTCGAGATGCTCTACTGGCTGGAGCGCAACGGCTACGACGTCAGCTACATCTCCGGCGTCGACATGTCGGCGCACGGCGACACCCTGCTGACCAACCACAAGATGTTCATGTCGTCCGGGCACGACGAGTACTGGACGCAGGCACAGTTCACCAACGCGCTCAACGCCCGGCACGCGGGCGTCGCCCAGACCTACTTCAGCGGCAACGAGGTCTCCTGGAAGACCCGGTTCGAGCCGAGTATCGACGGCACCGGCACCGCGAACCGGACGCTGATCTGCTACAAGGAGACCAAGCTCGAACTGGCCGCTCCCGACGGCATCCCGGACCCGGACCCCAGCGTGTGGACGGGCGCGTTCCTTGACCCGGGGAGCTCCGCGAAGGGCGAACCGTTCCAGCCGCAGAACATCCTGACCGGCTCGCTCTTCACGGTCAACGGCTACCGCAGTGACGCGATCACCGTGCCGGGCGCGTACGCGAAACTGCGGCTGTGGCGGAACACCACGGTCGCGAGCCTGACACCGACGCAGACCGCGACCTTCCCCACCGGCACCCTCGGCTACGAGTGGGACAGCGATCTCAGCAACAGCACCCGGCCGGCCGGGCAGATCGACCTGTCGTCGACCACCGTCGACATCGCCGACGGCAAGTACCGGCTCGACTACGGCAACACCTACGGCAACGGCCTGGCGACCCACAATCTTGTGGAGTTCCGCGACCAGGTCTCCGGCGCGCTGGTCTTCGGCGCCGGAACCGTGCAGTGGTCGTGGGGCCTGACCAACGTGCCGACCGGCAACCCGGACGACGCCGTGGTGACGGTGGACAAGCGGATGCAGCAGGCTACGGTGAACCTCTTCGCGGACATGGGCATCCAGCCCAAGACGCTGCAGAGCGATCTGGTCGCCGCGACCGCGTCCGCCGACCACACCGGTCCGGTGGTCACCGTGACCAGCCCGGCGCTGGGCAGCACCGTGCCCGCCCTGAAGCCGGTCACCATCACCGGAACCGCCGCCGACGCCAGCGGTGTGGTCGCCCGGGTGGAGGTCTCCACCGACGGCGGCACCACCTGGAACGCCACCACGGGGCTGACGTCGTGGAGTTACTCCTGGACGCCGACCACCACCGGTACGCCGCAGATCAAGGTGCGGGCGGTCGACGACAGCGTCAACATCGGCGCGGTGGCGACCGTACCCCTCACCGTCGGCCCGCAGCAGTGCCCCTGCACCGTCTTCCCCGGCACCGCGGTGCCGACCGTGCTCAACAGCGGTGACGGCGGCGCGGTCGAGCTGGGGGTGAAGATCCGCACCACCGTCCTGGGTTCGGTCACCGGCATCCGGTTCTACAAGGCACCGTTCAACACCGGCACGCACACCGGCAGCCTGTGGACCGCCTCCGGCACCCGGCTGGCCACCGGCACCTTCACCAACGAGACGGCCTCCGGCTGGCAGCAGATGAACTTCTCCAGCCCGGTCCCGGTGAAGGCCAACACCACCTACATCGCCTCGTACTTCGCACCGGGCGGCGGTTACTCCTACGACGCGGACTACTTCACCGACAGCGCGGCCGGCCTGGCCCCGCTGACCGCGCTGAAATCCGGTACGGACGGCGCCAACGGCGTCTACCACTACGGTTCGTCCGGCGGCTTCCCCACCTCGGAGTCGAGCGGCAGCAACTACTGGGTGGACGCGGTGCTGGACACCGCCACGGCCAGTACGGTGCCGCCCGCGGTGACCACCACCACGCCGACGTCCAACTCGGTCAATGTGTCGATCACCGCCCCGGTGACGGTGAACTTCAGTGAGCCGATCGACACCGACACCCTGGTGTTCAGCCTGAAGGACTCCGACGGCGACAGCGTGCCGGGCGCGAAGACCTTCAGCTCGGCGAACAACCTCACCTTCACGCCCTCCACCGAGCTGGCGCTGAACACCACCTACACGGCCTCGGTCCAGGTGGACGACCTGTGGGGCAACCACATGGCGGCGCCCACCACCTGGTCGTTCACCACCAGCGCCACCCCACCGGCGGTCACCTGCCCGTGCACCTTGTGGAATCCGACGACCACACCGGCCACCACCGACATGAGCGACAGCAACTCCGTCGAGCTGGGCGCCCGGTTCAAGTCGGCGGTCAGCGGCTACGTCACCGGCGTCACCTTCTACAAGGGCGCCGGCAACACCGGCACCCACACCGGCAGTCTCTGGTCCGCCGGCGGTGCGCAGCTGGCCACCGGGACGTTCTCCAGTGAGACCGACTCCGGCTGGCAGCTGCTCAGCTTCGCGCATCCGGTGGCGATCACCGCGGGCACCTCGTACGTGGTCTCCTACCACGCGCCGAACGGCCATTACGCGGTGGACGGCGGCTACTTCGCCGGGGCGCACCAGTCCTATCCGCTGACGGCCACCGCCGACACCGCGGCCAGTCCGAACGGCCTGTTCCACTACGGCTCCGACACGGCGTTCCCTGACGGCAGTTACGGGTCCGCCAACTACTGGGTGGCGCCGATCTTCAGCACCACCCTGCCGCCGCCACCGGCGGACGGCACCACCACCGAGATCCAGTAG
- a CDS encoding Gfo/Idh/MocA family protein — protein sequence MPADVYEGETHTVTDSNLATKTGQPSGGDGEALGVAVVGAGYWGPNLVRNFQSSPDFRLRWLCDLDVDRARRVLGGYSTVQATSDYAAVLADPTVHAVAVATPAGTHLDVALAAVRAGKHVLVEKPLAATYADGARLVAEAADRGLTLMCDHTYCYTPAVAGIRELVRSGELGEIHFVDSVRINLGLVQKDIDVLWDLAPHDLSILDFILPENVEPVAVAAHGADPIGAGRACVAYLTLQLNTGAIAHVHVNWLSPTKVRTTMVGGSKRTLVWDDLNPAQRLAVFDRGVDLAAPQEIGASERREMLISYRSGDMVAPALKEKEALRSMVDEFAGAITEGRAPLTDGRAGLRVLDILEAASRSLEFRGAVVGLRAGH from the coding sequence ATGCCAGCCGACGTGTACGAAGGGGAGACGCACACCGTGACGGACAGCAACCTGGCGACGAAGACCGGGCAGCCCTCGGGCGGGGACGGCGAGGCCCTCGGGGTCGCCGTGGTCGGGGCGGGCTACTGGGGCCCCAATCTGGTCCGCAACTTCCAGTCCAGCCCGGACTTCCGGCTGCGCTGGCTCTGCGACCTCGACGTGGACCGGGCCCGGCGGGTGCTGGGCGGTTACTCCACGGTCCAGGCCACCTCCGACTACGCGGCCGTGCTGGCCGACCCGACGGTGCACGCGGTGGCGGTCGCCACCCCGGCAGGCACCCATCTCGACGTGGCGCTGGCCGCGGTCAGGGCCGGCAAACACGTGCTGGTGGAGAAGCCGCTGGCGGCCACGTACGCCGACGGTGCCCGGCTGGTCGCCGAAGCGGCGGACCGCGGGCTGACCCTGATGTGCGATCACACCTACTGCTACACCCCCGCGGTGGCGGGCATCAGGGAGCTGGTCCGCTCCGGCGAGCTGGGCGAGATCCACTTCGTGGACTCGGTGCGGATCAACCTGGGCCTGGTGCAGAAGGACATCGACGTGCTGTGGGACCTGGCGCCCCACGATCTGTCGATCCTGGACTTCATCCTGCCGGAGAACGTGGAGCCGGTCGCGGTCGCGGCGCACGGCGCCGACCCGATAGGGGCCGGCCGGGCCTGCGTGGCGTATCTGACGCTGCAGCTCAACACCGGGGCGATCGCCCATGTGCACGTGAACTGGCTCTCCCCGACGAAGGTCCGCACCACCATGGTCGGCGGCTCGAAGCGCACCCTGGTCTGGGACGACCTCAATCCGGCGCAGCGCCTGGCGGTCTTCGACCGCGGGGTGGACCTGGCGGCGCCGCAGGAGATCGGGGCCAGCGAGCGGCGGGAGATGCTGATCTCCTACCGCTCCGGTGACATGGTCGCGCCGGCGCTGAAGGAGAAGGAAGCGCTGCGCAGCATGGTCGACGAGTTCGCCGGGGCGATCACCGAAGGCCGGGCGCCGCTCACCGACGGCCGGGCCGGCCTGCGGGTGCTGGACATCCTCGAAGCGGCGTCACGGAGCCTGGAGTTTCGCGGCGCGGTGGTCGGTCTGCGCGCCGGTCACTGA
- a CDS encoding DegT/DnrJ/EryC1/StrS family aminotransferase: protein MSAPALARIPVMIPWLGAEEAQAAADAVLSGWVAQGPRVAAFEAAFAERVGAGHGIAVSSCTTALHLALVALDLGPGDEVIVPSLSFIATANAVRYVGAEPVFAEVDLTTGNVTAATVDAVRTERTRAVIAVHQGGVPADVHSLRDRCAGWGLALVEDAACAIGSTVGGSSVGRGALLAAWSFHPRKVVTTGEGGMITTDDAQWAQRLRRLREHGMNASAAQRHAATTPVLESYLEVGFNYRMTDIQAAVGLVQLGKLDEMVARRRALAARYDALLRDVPGLRPVRDPAHGRSNFQSYWVLLAEDFPVGRDEVLAALSAAGVSARRGIMAAHLEPAYAGHPHIPLPVTERISRDSLILPVFHTMTEEQQDRVVAVLREQAAP, encoded by the coding sequence ATGAGCGCCCCCGCGCTGGCCCGTATCCCCGTGATGATCCCCTGGCTCGGCGCGGAGGAGGCCCAGGCGGCGGCCGACGCGGTGCTGTCCGGGTGGGTCGCCCAGGGCCCGCGGGTCGCCGCGTTCGAGGCCGCGTTCGCCGAGCGGGTGGGCGCCGGGCACGGGATCGCGGTCAGCTCCTGCACCACGGCGCTCCATCTGGCACTGGTGGCGCTCGACCTGGGCCCGGGGGACGAGGTGATCGTCCCCTCGCTGTCGTTCATCGCCACCGCCAACGCGGTCCGTTACGTGGGCGCCGAGCCGGTGTTCGCCGAGGTGGACCTGACCACGGGGAATGTGACCGCGGCGACGGTGGACGCGGTGCGTACCGAGCGGACCAGGGCGGTGATCGCCGTCCATCAGGGCGGGGTGCCCGCCGATGTGCACAGCCTGCGGGACCGCTGCGCCGGGTGGGGCCTGGCGCTGGTGGAGGACGCGGCCTGCGCGATCGGCTCCACCGTCGGCGGCTCCTCGGTCGGCCGGGGCGCGCTCCTGGCCGCCTGGTCCTTCCACCCGCGCAAGGTGGTCACCACCGGCGAGGGCGGCATGATCACCACCGACGACGCGCAGTGGGCGCAGCGGCTGCGGCGGCTGCGCGAGCACGGGATGAACGCGTCGGCGGCGCAGCGGCACGCCGCCACCACCCCGGTGCTGGAGAGCTACCTGGAAGTCGGCTTCAACTACCGGATGACCGACATCCAGGCCGCGGTCGGCCTGGTGCAGCTGGGCAAGCTGGACGAGATGGTCGCCCGGCGCCGGGCGCTGGCCGCCCGCTACGACGCGTTGCTGCGGGACGTCCCCGGCCTGCGGCCGGTCCGCGACCCGGCACACGGGCGGAGCAACTTCCAGTCCTACTGGGTGCTGCTCGCCGAGGACTTCCCGGTCGGCCGGGACGAGGTGCTGGCGGCACTCTCCGCGGCCGGTGTCTCCGCCCGCCGCGGCATCATGGCCGCCCACCTGGAACCGGCCTACGCCGGCCACCCGCACATCCCGCTCCCCGTCACCGAGCGCATCAGCCGCGACTCGCTGATCCTGCCGGTCTTCCACACGATGACCGAGGAGCAGCAGGACCGCGTGGTCGCCGTGCTGCGCGAACAGGCGGCGCCATGA
- a CDS encoding acetyltransferase, which yields MSTPLVIVGAGGFAREVAQAVGDLAGQWRLMGHLDDNPALHGTEVDGVPVLGGCDAVPGFPERTRFVVCAGSPRDYAVRARLVRRLALPPERYATVVHPSAVVSASSAVGPGAVLLAQCVLTAAVQVGAHVAVMPQAVLTHDDVVGDFATIASGVRLGGGARLERGAYIGAGALVREYTMVGAWSLVGMGSAVLADVPPGEVWAGTPARRLRAADRPALDELAGGATDAAGQDAVTGTGRQPAIRRGTPVI from the coding sequence ATGAGTACGCCCCTGGTGATCGTCGGGGCGGGAGGGTTCGCCCGGGAGGTCGCGCAGGCGGTGGGGGACCTCGCCGGGCAGTGGCGGCTGATGGGCCATCTCGACGACAACCCCGCGCTGCACGGCACCGAGGTGGACGGCGTACCGGTGCTCGGCGGATGCGACGCGGTGCCCGGGTTCCCCGAGCGGACCCGGTTCGTGGTGTGTGCGGGCAGCCCCCGGGACTACGCGGTACGGGCCCGGCTGGTGCGGCGGCTCGCGCTGCCGCCGGAGCGGTACGCCACCGTGGTCCATCCCAGCGCGGTGGTCTCCGCCTCCTCGGCCGTCGGACCGGGCGCGGTGCTGCTCGCACAGTGCGTACTGACCGCCGCGGTACAGGTCGGCGCGCATGTGGCGGTGATGCCGCAGGCCGTACTGACCCATGACGACGTGGTCGGGGACTTCGCCACCATCGCCTCGGGGGTCCGGCTGGGCGGCGGCGCCCGGCTGGAACGCGGCGCGTACATCGGGGCGGGCGCGCTGGTCCGCGAATACACCATGGTCGGCGCCTGGTCGCTGGTCGGCATGGGCAGCGCGGTGCTCGCCGACGTGCCGCCGGGCGAGGTCTGGGCCGGCACCCCGGCCCGCCGCCTGCGCGCGGCGGACCGGCCCGCGCTGGACGAGCTGGCGGGCGGCGCCACGGACGCGGCCGGCCAGGACGCAGTGACCGGTACCGGCCGGCAGCCGGCCATTCGGAGGGGGACTCCCGTCATATGA
- a CDS encoding glycosyltransferase family 2 protein — MSSVSVVIPCYKYGHFLADCVSSVLDEQEDLDVRVLIIDDASPDDSAEAARKLAASDPRIEVRVHERNKGHIATYNEGLLEWADGDYVALLSADDRLVPGALVRAAALLDAHPEAGFAYGRPLRFQHGGPLPKARTSGTGQTVYPGRWWLDRRFREGTGCITSPEVVVRTSLQRKVGGYDPGLPHAGDIEMWMRLAAHADVGYIRGADQAYYRVHGNNMSTTDFGGQLDDLRQRRAAYESVLAKCAGQLTDAHRLSEVVHTRLARFALRRACRAYDRGRTDVVPVDELVAFARECLPTVAALPEYRWLRLRQRVGAKAMPYLQPLVLSAVAERGREWLWWQSWKRRGI, encoded by the coding sequence ATGAGCAGTGTCAGCGTCGTGATCCCCTGCTACAAGTACGGCCACTTCCTGGCCGACTGCGTCAGCAGTGTGCTGGACGAACAGGAGGATCTCGACGTCCGGGTGCTGATCATCGACGACGCGTCACCCGATGACTCGGCGGAGGCCGCCCGCAAGCTGGCGGCCTCCGACCCGAGGATCGAAGTCCGCGTCCATGAGCGGAACAAGGGGCACATCGCCACGTACAACGAGGGCCTGCTGGAGTGGGCCGACGGTGACTACGTGGCGCTGCTCTCCGCCGACGACCGGCTGGTGCCGGGCGCCCTGGTCAGGGCCGCGGCCCTGCTGGACGCCCACCCCGAGGCGGGGTTCGCATACGGCAGGCCGCTGCGCTTCCAGCACGGCGGCCCGCTGCCGAAGGCCCGGACCTCGGGCACCGGCCAGACCGTCTACCCCGGCAGGTGGTGGCTGGACCGGCGCTTCCGCGAAGGCACCGGGTGCATCACCTCCCCGGAGGTCGTGGTCCGCACCTCCCTCCAGCGGAAGGTCGGGGGCTACGACCCCGGCCTGCCGCACGCCGGCGACATCGAGATGTGGATGCGGCTGGCGGCGCACGCCGACGTCGGCTACATACGCGGCGCCGACCAGGCGTACTACCGGGTGCACGGAAACAACATGTCCACCACCGACTTCGGCGGACAGCTGGACGACCTGCGGCAGCGCAGGGCCGCCTACGAGTCGGTGCTGGCCAAGTGCGCCGGGCAACTGACCGACGCGCACCGGCTCTCCGAGGTGGTGCACACCCGGCTGGCCCGGTTCGCGCTGCGCCGGGCCTGCCGGGCGTACGACCGCGGGCGCACCGATGTGGTGCCCGTGGACGAGCTGGTGGCCTTCGCGCGGGAGTGCCTGCCGACGGTGGCCGCGCTGCCGGAGTACCGGTGGCTGCGGCTGCGGCAACGGGTCGGTGCGAAGGCGATGCCGTATCTGCAGCCGCTGGTGCTCTCGGCGGTGGCCGAGCGCGGCCGGGAGTGGCTGTGGTGGCAGTCCTGGAAGCGCCGGGGGATCTGA
- a CDS encoding DegT/DnrJ/EryC1/StrS family aminotransferase, which yields MNQIPLVDLKAAHAEVADEVRAGFERVLARTAFIGGDEVRAFEEEYARFAGVAHCVGVANGTDALELALRASGVQAGDEVVIPANTFIATAGAVARAGARPVPVDCAPDSYLLDPEAALAAVGPKTRAVVPVHLYGQCAEVAKLAAALPARVRVVEDAAQCQGATREGRTPGSGGIAATSFYPGKNLGAYGDAGAVLTDDEELAGLVRSLANHGGVAKYRHDVAGFNSRLDGLQAVVLRAKLARLADGNRARRAAAERYDAALAGLVAAGRVVRPVTVAGNEHVWHLYVVRVTGADRDAVVSRLNAEGIGAGVHYPAPVHLTPAFAHLGHRRGDFPHAEEAADRILSLPLYPQITADQQQRVVDTLAAALR from the coding sequence ATGAACCAGATACCGCTGGTCGATCTGAAGGCGGCGCACGCCGAGGTGGCCGACGAGGTGCGGGCCGGATTCGAGCGGGTGCTGGCCCGTACCGCCTTCATCGGCGGCGACGAGGTCCGCGCCTTCGAGGAGGAGTACGCCCGGTTCGCCGGCGTCGCGCACTGCGTGGGCGTCGCCAACGGCACCGACGCGCTGGAGCTGGCGCTGCGGGCGAGCGGCGTCCAGGCCGGCGACGAGGTGGTCATCCCGGCGAACACCTTCATCGCCACGGCCGGCGCGGTGGCCCGCGCCGGTGCCCGCCCGGTGCCGGTGGACTGCGCACCGGACTCGTACCTGCTGGACCCGGAGGCGGCGCTGGCCGCGGTCGGGCCGAAGACCCGCGCGGTGGTGCCGGTGCACCTGTACGGGCAGTGCGCCGAGGTGGCGAAGCTCGCCGCCGCGCTGCCCGCGCGGGTGCGGGTGGTGGAGGACGCCGCGCAGTGCCAGGGCGCGACCCGCGAGGGGCGCACCCCGGGCAGTGGCGGCATCGCGGCCACCAGTTTCTACCCGGGCAAGAACCTCGGGGCGTACGGCGACGCGGGCGCGGTGCTCACCGACGACGAGGAGCTGGCCGGCCTGGTGCGGTCGCTGGCCAACCACGGCGGCGTCGCCAAGTACCGCCATGACGTGGCCGGTTTCAACAGCCGGCTGGACGGCCTGCAGGCCGTGGTGCTGCGGGCGAAGCTGGCCCGGCTCGCCGACGGCAACCGGGCCCGCCGGGCCGCCGCCGAGCGCTACGACGCGGCTCTGGCCGGCCTGGTGGCGGCCGGCCGGGTGGTCCGGCCGGTCACCGTGGCCGGCAACGAGCATGTGTGGCACCTGTACGTCGTGCGGGTCACCGGCGCCGACCGCGACGCCGTGGTGAGCAGGCTCAACGCCGAAGGCATCGGCGCGGGTGTGCACTACCCGGCGCCGGTCCACCTGACGCCGGCCTTCGCCCACCTCGGCCACCGCCGGGGGGACTTCCCGCACGCCGAGGAGGCAGCCGACCGCATCCTGTCGCTGCCGCTCTATCCGCAGATCACCGCCGACCAGCAGCAGCGAGTCGTGGACACGCTCGCCGCCGCCCTGCGCTGA